In Arsenophonus sp. aPb, one DNA window encodes the following:
- the arnC gene encoding undecaprenyl-phosphate 4-deoxy-4-formamido-L-arabinose transferase → MPVQNDFEEIKKVSIVIPIYNEEQSLPQLLERTLAACQRLKQPYELILVDDGSVDNSANLLIAAAENSANHVIAVILNRNYGQHSAIMAGFKQATGDLVITLDADLQNPPEEIPNLVQVAEQGYDVVGTRRMNRQDSWFRKTASKIINAMITKATGRTMGDYGCMLRAYRRNIINAMLQCHERSTFIPILANTFARRTIEIDVAHAEREFGDSKYSFMKLINLMFDLLTCLTTTPLRLLSVVGSFIAASGFLLAVLLIILRLIFGAIWAAEGVFTLFAILFIFIGAQFIAMGLLGEYIGRMYNDVRARPRYFIQKIVGIHQYTDENQEKK, encoded by the coding sequence GTGCCTGTTCAAAATGATTTTGAAGAAATAAAGAAAGTTTCTATCGTTATCCCTATTTATAACGAAGAGCAAAGTTTACCCCAATTGTTGGAAAGAACATTGGCTGCTTGTCAGAGATTGAAACAGCCATATGAATTAATTTTAGTTGATGATGGTAGTGTTGATAATTCTGCTAACTTGCTAATAGCTGCTGCTGAAAATTCGGCAAATCATGTTATTGCCGTAATTTTAAATCGTAATTATGGACAACATTCTGCCATTATGGCTGGTTTTAAACAGGCAACCGGCGATCTTGTGATTACGTTAGATGCTGATTTACAAAATCCACCTGAAGAGATTCCAAATTTGGTACAGGTTGCAGAGCAGGGCTATGACGTAGTCGGCACCAGACGGATGAATCGGCAAGATTCTTGGTTTCGTAAAACAGCGTCGAAAATCATTAATGCCATGATCACCAAAGCAACAGGGCGTACCATGGGCGATTATGGCTGCATGTTGCGTGCTTATCGGCGTAATATTATTAACGCAATGCTACAGTGTCATGAACGTAGTACATTTATTCCCATTTTAGCAAATACCTTTGCTAGAAGAACGATTGAAATTGATGTTGCCCATGCAGAACGTGAGTTTGGTGATTCAAAATATAGCTTTATGAAGCTAATAAATTTAATGTTTGATTTACTCACTTGCTTAACAACTACTCCGTTACGTTTATTGAGTGTTGTTGGTAGTTTTATTGCGGCAAGTGGATTTTTACTGGCGGTTCTGCTAATTATCTTACGCCTTATTTTTGGTGCAATATGGGCTGCAGAGGGTGTTTTTACGCTGTTTGCTATTCTATTCATATTTATTGGTGCGCAGTTTATTGCCATGGGATTACTCGGTGAATATATTGGCAGAATGTACAATGATGTTCGTGCCCGACCCCGTTACTTCATTCAAAAGATAGTTGGTATTCATCAATATACTGACGAAAATCAGGAAAAAAAATAA